In Scyliorhinus canicula chromosome 18, sScyCan1.1, whole genome shotgun sequence, a single window of DNA contains:
- the bsg gene encoding basigin: MLNVMVWEAGFIKSPLSKVKLMEDNVELNCEVIGKPTPEIQWWGIEGNDSEVMSQLYDGARQQRVKINSSYNINAKSSIKITNLSIEDTGTYECRASNDPDRNDLQKSPKIKWIRSQATLIVIEHPIIVTSPPILDSGDILTETMLRCNLTNPPSSVEGHVWQKNGMDIPDTSDKTTSTIMEYKLSSVDAKHSGAYSCHYFTTPAVNNTIYVKAPPGVSSDKKSEYGNEGDVGVLTCKSSGYPFVESWIWSRMSSSGVHELIVNGTEKFHIKNSGNKTELRIQPLTIEEDQGDYICNATNEIGTRGETVHLRVRGRFAALWPFLGIVAEVIVLVAIIFIYEKRRKPDDISDDDEQGSAPLKSNASMNHKDKNVRQRNSN, translated from the exons CTGGCTTTATAAAGTCACCACTGTCTAAAGTGAAGCTAATGGAAGACAATGTAGAATTGAACTGTGAGGTAATTGGAAAACCCACCCCTGAAATACAGTGGTGGGGCATAGAAGGCAACGATTCAGAGGTCATGTCGCAGCTCTACGACGGTGCGCGACAACAGCGAGTCAAAATCAACTCCAGCTATAACATTAATGCCAAGAGCTCTATCAAGATCACAAATCTAAGTATCGAGGACACTGGAACATACGAATGCAGAGCCAGTAATGATCCAGACCGTAATGATTTACAAAAGAGCCCAAAGATCAAGTGGATACGGTCCCAAGCGACATTAATAGTCATCGAAC ACCCTATAATTGTTACGAGTCCTCCCATCTTGGATTCAGGGGATATTTTAACGGAAACAATGCTTCGCTGCAACCTGACAAATCCACCATCTTCCGTTGAGGGGCATGTGTGGCAAAAGAATGGCATGGATATCCCAGACACCAGTGATAAAACGACTTCAACAATTATGGAATACAA gctgagttctGTTGATGCAAAACACTCAGGGGCGTACAGCTGCCACTATTTTACTACACCTGCTGTCAATAACACCATCTATGTGAAAG CTCCACCTGGCGTGAGCAGCGACAAGAAATCTGAATACGGAAATGAGGGAGATGTTGGAGTGCTGACATGCAAGAGCAGTGGCTATCCGTTCGTTGAGAGCTGGATCTGGTCGAGGATGTCTTCAAGTGGTGTCCACGAG TTGATTGTCAACGGAACAGAAAAATTTCACATCAAGAATTCTGGAAATAAGACCGAGTTACGCATCCAACCTCTGACTATTGAAGAAGACCAAGGAGATTACATTTGCAATGCAACCAATGAAATTGGCACAAGAGGGGAGACTGTTCATCTTCGCGTTCGTGGCCGTTTTGCTGCTCTCTGGCCCTTTTTGGGAATTGTCGCAGAGGTGATTGTGCTTGTTGCAATTATCTTCATTTATGAGAAAAGGAGAAAGCCTGATGACATTTCAGATG ACGATGAACAAGGATCTGCACCGTT GAAAAGCAATGCATCTATGAATCATAAGGACAAAAATGTCAGACAGCGAAACTCCAACTGA